The following are from one region of the Planctomonas sp. JC2975 genome:
- a CDS encoding ABC transporter ATP-binding protein, with the protein MTNTLQIPSESTRDTLGVAYSLRDVVKTYKQKGRTVQALRGIDLEIPRGQLVAIQGPTGGGKSTLLQMLGALDRPTSGTVMLGSQDLSRASDRSLAKVRGTEIGFVFQGFNLIPTLSAIENVETAFATDDLPRAERRRRSAEALASVGLADRSDHRPSELSGGQQQRVAIARALVKEPDVLLADEPTGSLDEATRDEIMALLEKVWRERLLTVVIVTHDSAVARRAERRLRIKDGRVTEV; encoded by the coding sequence ATGACCAACACCCTGCAGATCCCGTCCGAATCCACGCGCGACACCCTCGGCGTCGCATACTCGCTGCGCGACGTCGTCAAGACGTACAAGCAGAAGGGACGCACAGTACAGGCGCTGCGCGGCATCGATCTGGAGATCCCACGCGGCCAGCTGGTGGCCATCCAAGGCCCTACGGGTGGCGGCAAGTCCACGCTCCTTCAGATGCTCGGCGCGCTCGACCGGCCCACCTCCGGAACGGTCATGCTCGGTTCGCAGGACCTGTCACGGGCATCCGACAGGTCGCTCGCGAAGGTGCGCGGAACGGAGATCGGCTTCGTCTTCCAGGGCTTCAACCTGATCCCGACGCTCTCCGCGATCGAGAACGTCGAGACCGCGTTCGCGACGGACGACCTGCCGAGGGCAGAACGCAGACGACGCAGCGCCGAGGCGCTGGCATCCGTCGGTCTCGCCGATCGCTCAGACCACCGGCCGAGCGAGCTCTCCGGGGGCCAGCAGCAGCGCGTCGCCATCGCACGCGCCCTGGTCAAGGAGCCCGATGTGCTTCTCGCCGACGAGCCGACCGGCAGCCTCGACGAGGCGACCCGTGACGAGATCATGGCGCTCCTCGAGAAGGTGTGGCGCGAGCGCCTCCTCACGGTCGTGATCGTCACTCACGACTCGGCCGTGGCGCGTCGGGCGGAGCGGCGACTGCGCATCAAGGACGGACGCGTCACCGAAGTGTGA
- a CDS encoding TetR/AcrR family transcriptional regulator, which produces MTTAQQPAGDTLRERKKQHTRQAIHEAALDLVDRNGLDGTTIEQICQQADVSPRTFFNYFPSKAAAALGLPETAISPEIIDQFRAATGDLVPALCHLVGEPADARLDRLRMKEMIHRRPELMPAFTQWMTNVRDQFVQLAEERSPSHEVAMTAVTLVMAAFGLIVHDHSEQNGPASERLQDAVDKLVAVRAAELTPPK; this is translated from the coding sequence ATGACCACCGCTCAGCAGCCAGCCGGTGACACCCTGCGAGAGCGCAAGAAGCAGCACACCCGGCAGGCGATCCACGAGGCAGCGCTCGATCTCGTCGACCGCAACGGTCTCGACGGCACCACGATCGAGCAGATCTGCCAGCAGGCCGACGTGTCGCCGCGCACGTTCTTCAACTACTTCCCGTCGAAGGCCGCCGCGGCGCTTGGCCTTCCGGAGACGGCGATCTCACCCGAGATCATCGATCAGTTCAGGGCTGCGACCGGAGACCTGGTTCCCGCGCTGTGCCACCTCGTCGGTGAGCCCGCCGATGCCCGGCTCGACCGTCTCCGCATGAAGGAGATGATCCATCGTCGCCCGGAGCTGATGCCCGCCTTCACGCAGTGGATGACGAACGTGCGCGACCAGTTCGTGCAGCTGGCCGAGGAGCGCTCGCCGTCCCACGAGGTCGCCATGACCGCCGTCACCCTCGTCATGGCGGCGTTCGGACTCATCGTCCACGACCACTCTGAACAGAATGGCCCGGCATCCGAACGCCTGCAGGACGCCGTCGACAAGCTGGTCGCCGTGCGTGCGGCCGAGCTCACGCCGCCCAAGTAG
- a CDS encoding DUF2306 domain-containing protein, translating to MVAPDASSVLPVRTSPHRGYVTVILLVAVPSMLVALAMSSLYFVVMPAMPFLRDYYFNQQEQTYATYVLPLFGHIAGGTTALIAGPINLVNALRNGYTRTHRVFGTIYAVAVAFSATCAIFMSFHAYPGIIPGGRFIVTSGFCTLGIVWLFTLAMALRGILIKGDIQAHRFWIITNFSLTFAAVVIRGENGAIIAADMFSRLYPWLAWASWVPCVIVGMLLARQVNRSRARRAALSG from the coding sequence GTGGTCGCTCCCGACGCATCCTCAGTTCTGCCGGTCCGGACGAGTCCGCACCGCGGCTACGTCACCGTGATCCTGCTCGTCGCCGTGCCGAGCATGCTGGTCGCGCTCGCCATGAGCTCGCTCTACTTCGTCGTGATGCCGGCGATGCCGTTCCTGCGCGACTACTACTTCAACCAGCAGGAACAAACCTACGCGACCTACGTGCTGCCGTTGTTCGGGCATATCGCCGGCGGAACCACCGCGCTCATCGCGGGTCCGATCAACCTGGTGAACGCGCTCCGCAACGGCTACACGAGAACGCACCGCGTGTTCGGCACGATCTACGCCGTGGCCGTCGCCTTCTCGGCGACGTGCGCGATCTTCATGTCGTTCCACGCGTATCCGGGAATCATCCCCGGTGGCCGCTTCATCGTGACGAGCGGATTCTGCACGCTCGGGATCGTGTGGCTGTTCACGCTCGCGATGGCGCTGCGCGGCATCCTGATCAAGGGCGACATCCAGGCCCATCGCTTCTGGATCATCACCAACTTCAGCCTCACGTTCGCTGCCGTCGTGATCCGCGGCGAGAACGGCGCCATCATCGCCGCCGACATGTTCTCGCGGCTCTACCCGTGGCTTGCGTGGGCGTCATGGGTGCCCTGCGTGATCGTCGGGATGCTGCTGGCACGCCAGGTGAACCGCTCGCGCGCCCGCCGCGCGGCGCTGTCCGGCTGA
- a CDS encoding AfsA-related hotdog domain-containing protein, protein MALIDHSAAHRSTRSELLVWGIEHVAGQMWWADVEIPRSHWLCHPAPSRVPVSLLAEAFRQAGLAICVVGLELGQSVQFVVSSITVNVEAETLEFPRFGAVTGRLEVDFAEIQLRKGVPHILEVDYRLPGVASGHVSARALSDADYRAIRRNAQRLGDDIRGMSSPLITVTGRADDTLQARLSVDESDPFFFDHPVDHLPGMLLLHAAALLHEDVHGAPPRSLTVGFPAFGELRAETTIEATLAPSGLEVAFVQGARTIATAATGVQRPIVDARSEGV, encoded by the coding sequence GTGGCACTCATCGATCACAGCGCTGCCCACCGTTCGACCCGGTCCGAATTGCTCGTCTGGGGCATCGAGCATGTCGCGGGGCAGATGTGGTGGGCGGATGTCGAGATCCCTCGAAGCCACTGGCTGTGCCATCCGGCTCCGTCGCGGGTTCCGGTCTCGCTGCTCGCCGAAGCCTTCCGCCAGGCCGGGCTCGCGATCTGCGTCGTTGGCCTGGAGCTGGGCCAGTCCGTGCAGTTCGTGGTCTCGAGCATCACCGTGAACGTCGAGGCCGAGACCCTCGAGTTCCCCCGGTTCGGCGCCGTGACCGGACGCCTCGAGGTGGACTTCGCCGAGATCCAGCTGCGCAAGGGCGTTCCGCACATCCTCGAGGTCGACTACCGTCTGCCTGGCGTCGCCTCGGGGCACGTGAGTGCTCGCGCGCTCTCCGATGCCGACTACCGTGCCATCCGTCGCAACGCGCAGCGGCTCGGTGACGACATCCGTGGAATGTCCTCCCCGCTCATCACCGTGACGGGACGAGCGGATGACACGCTGCAGGCCCGTCTCTCCGTCGACGAGTCCGACCCGTTCTTCTTCGACCACCCGGTGGACCACCTCCCCGGAATGCTGCTGCTGCACGCCGCAGCGCTGCTGCACGAGGATGTCCACGGCGCTCCGCCGCGCTCCCTCACGGTGGGCTTTCCCGCGTTCGGTGAACTTCGTGCAGAGACGACGATCGAGGCGACGCTCGCTCCCAGCGGACTGGAAGTCGCCTTCGTTCAGGGAGCGCGCACGATCGCCACGGCGGCCACAGGCGTCCAGCGGCCGATCGTCGATGCGCGGTCGGAGGGAGTCTGA
- a CDS encoding acyl-CoA dehydrogenase family protein — MERDIYDEDHEAFRDLVKAFVKRYVTNEAIQRWDAEGEIDRDTMRAAAEAGLLGLSVPEEFGGAGMLGDYRFRAVVNEEIIGAGAGSLAGAFGIQDDLAVPYFVHMGTQEQKAKWLPRMATAEVIGALAMTEPGAGSDLRGIKTSAKKVEGGYLVNGAKTFISSGKTADVVVTFVKTGEGNRPDAFSIVLIEDGMEGFQHGNKLNKIGFHGHDTAELSFNDVFVPEENLLGGEEGRGFIQLMMNLPLERLSIGVAAAAAAQAGLAWTLDHTKNREAFGERIIDFQNTRFRIADVATTVDATWAYVDAALRAYANGKLSAEEAAKVKFWTTEREWEVLDTCLQLHGGYGYMVEYPIARAWADARVHRIYGGTNEIMRDIVSRPIAGKR, encoded by the coding sequence ATGGAGCGCGACATTTACGACGAGGACCACGAGGCATTCCGCGACCTGGTGAAGGCGTTCGTGAAGCGGTACGTCACGAACGAGGCGATCCAGCGCTGGGACGCCGAGGGGGAGATCGATCGCGACACGATGAGGGCGGCTGCAGAGGCCGGCCTGCTCGGCCTGTCGGTGCCCGAGGAGTTCGGCGGCGCAGGCATGCTGGGCGACTATCGTTTCCGCGCCGTCGTGAACGAGGAGATCATCGGCGCAGGTGCGGGCTCGTTGGCCGGCGCGTTCGGCATCCAGGACGACCTGGCCGTTCCGTATTTCGTGCACATGGGCACGCAGGAGCAGAAGGCCAAGTGGCTTCCGCGCATGGCGACAGCCGAGGTGATCGGCGCCCTCGCGATGACCGAGCCGGGCGCCGGATCCGATCTTCGCGGCATCAAGACCTCCGCCAAGAAGGTGGAAGGCGGCTATCTGGTGAACGGCGCCAAGACGTTCATCTCCAGCGGCAAGACGGCGGATGTCGTGGTCACCTTCGTGAAAACCGGCGAGGGCAATCGACCTGACGCCTTCAGCATCGTGCTCATCGAGGACGGCATGGAGGGCTTCCAGCACGGCAACAAGCTGAACAAGATCGGCTTCCACGGCCACGACACCGCCGAGCTCTCCTTCAACGACGTGTTCGTTCCCGAGGAGAACCTGCTGGGTGGCGAAGAAGGCCGCGGATTCATCCAGCTCATGATGAACCTCCCGCTCGAGCGGCTCTCGATCGGTGTCGCCGCGGCCGCTGCTGCGCAGGCCGGACTCGCCTGGACACTGGACCACACGAAGAACCGCGAGGCGTTCGGGGAGCGGATCATCGACTTCCAGAACACCCGCTTCCGCATCGCCGACGTCGCCACGACGGTCGACGCGACGTGGGCCTACGTCGACGCCGCATTGCGCGCGTACGCGAACGGCAAGCTGTCGGCCGAAGAGGCCGCGAAGGTCAAGTTCTGGACGACCGAGCGCGAGTGGGAGGTGCTCGACACCTGCCTGCAGCTGCACGGCGGCTACGGCTACATGGTCGAGTACCCGATCGCCCGAGCGTGGGCGGATGCCCGCGTGCACCGCATCTACGGCGGAACGAACGAGATCATGCGCGACATCGTGAGCCGGCCCATCGCCGGCAAGAGGTAG
- a CDS encoding ABC transporter permease, whose product MFLTYLRRELSNRKKQTVIIAVGMALAIALVILVNGVSTGVKDAEATALESVNGVGTDITISQTAKPGSGNQRFDFGSGNNGNGSDGSTSLSQSRLSTAMGSASYSASALTKVKAVDGVKAATATLSLQNSTFSGQIAQQGSSSGSDGSSGSQSQTTPPSGSGSGSSSSSGMGPSSFGIDQFTVTGISLDTRSVGPMSSTTPTSGRYLSSTDSGKDNVVLDSSYAKSASKKVGDTVKIGDTSFKVVGIVKSTSSSSTTASNSYIPLDTAQKVADLDGKITNVYVTAVSAGDVSTLKTALEKVLPSATVNTQADLAASISGSLSTVSALVTNLGTWLSLLVLAAAFLIAVLFTISGVSRRTREFGTLKAIGWSNGHVVRQVTGESLVNGLIGGAVGALVGIASILIVNWISPTLSVGSGGAPSGGGARSGAGAAAGAPSGFPGGGASAAQSGSEIALHVPLTAGIILIAVGLSVLGGLIAGAFGGWWASRLRPAEALRSVA is encoded by the coding sequence ATGTTCCTCACCTACCTCAGACGCGAGCTGAGCAATCGCAAGAAGCAGACCGTGATCATCGCCGTAGGCATGGCGCTCGCGATCGCGCTCGTCATCCTCGTCAACGGCGTCTCGACCGGTGTGAAGGATGCCGAAGCAACGGCCCTGGAGTCCGTGAACGGTGTCGGCACCGACATCACGATCTCCCAGACGGCAAAGCCGGGATCAGGCAACCAGCGTTTCGACTTCGGATCCGGCAACAACGGCAACGGCAGCGACGGAAGCACCAGCCTCTCGCAGAGCAGGCTCTCCACGGCCATGGGATCCGCCTCGTACAGCGCATCGGCACTGACCAAGGTGAAAGCCGTCGATGGCGTCAAGGCCGCGACCGCGACTCTGTCACTGCAGAACAGCACGTTCTCCGGCCAGATCGCCCAGCAGGGCAGCAGCTCCGGCAGCGACGGCTCCAGCGGCTCGCAGTCGCAGACGACCCCGCCATCGGGCAGCGGCAGCGGCAGCAGCAGCAGCAGCGGAATGGGCCCCAGCTCCTTCGGCATCGACCAGTTCACGGTGACCGGCATATCGCTCGACACCCGCAGCGTCGGCCCGATGAGCTCGACCACGCCCACCAGCGGCCGATACCTGAGCTCCACCGATTCCGGCAAAGACAACGTCGTGCTCGACAGCAGCTACGCGAAAAGCGCTAGCAAGAAGGTCGGCGACACTGTCAAGATCGGCGACACCAGCTTCAAGGTCGTCGGCATCGTGAAGTCCACCTCGTCCTCCTCGACCACCGCCTCGAACTCGTATATCCCCCTCGACACGGCGCAGAAGGTCGCCGACCTCGACGGCAAGATCACGAATGTGTACGTGACGGCAGTCTCCGCCGGCGACGTCTCCACGCTGAAGACCGCGCTCGAGAAGGTTCTCCCGAGCGCCACAGTGAACACGCAGGCGGATCTCGCGGCCAGCATCTCCGGATCACTCTCGACGGTCTCCGCACTGGTGACCAACCTGGGTACGTGGCTCTCCCTGCTCGTGCTCGCGGCGGCCTTCCTCATCGCGGTGCTCTTCACGATCTCCGGTGTCAGTCGCCGGACTCGGGAGTTCGGCACGCTCAAGGCCATCGGCTGGAGCAACGGCCACGTCGTGCGTCAGGTGACCGGCGAATCCCTCGTGAACGGCCTCATCGGCGGTGCCGTCGGCGCCCTCGTCGGCATCGCGAGCATCCTCATCGTGAACTGGATCTCGCCCACCCTCTCCGTCGGTTCCGGCGGAGCGCCGTCTGGTGGCGGCGCACGGTCCGGTGCAGGAGCGGCCGCCGGAGCACCGAGCGGATTCCCCGGCGGAGGAGCCAGTGCCGCGCAGAGCGGTAGCGAGATCGCGCTGCACGTCCCGCTGACGGCGGGCATCATCCTGATCGCAGTCGGCCTATCGGTGCTCGGCGGCCTCATCGCCGGAGCGTTCGGCGGCTGGTGGGCGTCGCGGCTCCGTCCGGCCGAGGCGCTGCGGAGCGTGGCCTGA
- a CDS encoding MDR family MFS transporter, producing the protein MTHRQILFVIYGLMAGMFLSSLDQTIVGTAIRTIGDDLHGLDQQAWVTTAYLITSTISVPIYGKLSDIFGRRPLFIFGIVVFVIGSLLSSFSTSMLMLAAFRAFQGIGAGAMMALPLAIMGDILAPRERAKYQGYFFAVFGISSVIGPLVGGIFAGANSILWITGWRWVFLINVPIGIVALLMVITFLHLPKVSAKKKPRIDWWGATSVIVALVPLLLVAEQGREWGWSSAGSIACYVIGAVGILAFIIVETLMKDDAIIPLKLFRSGTFSMATVIGVLVGFGMFGAMMTIPLYLQIVTGLSPTASGFAMIPMVIGLMIASLGSGQLVARTGKYRIFPVTGTLFTAVGFLIMTFLTYDSPLWFLMIGTFVIGLGLGQLMQSLVLASQNSVKPQDMGVASSAATFFRQIGGTLGTAIMLSVLFSVLPANIIHATADKSTLSSALDAALNPAVAAKAENKPIMKQLWNPIVTPIETNVQKQLDAASDQAKAAAVTAVTEKVTEAVNAQVAAGVIPEAAASTVIQQQVTAATPAAEEAALGVVAKKAYATVTDGQVQVDWSSANQRSHWVDQLTPTLEKQLKKNDAKTSGASSSTSDTSFLNGADSRLSKPFMVGFTQSVVTVYWVGFGVILLAFILTWFFKVPPLRKTSALQEQADAAGLSETGSIQLQGA; encoded by the coding sequence ATGACCCATCGGCAGATCCTCTTCGTCATCTACGGCCTCATGGCCGGCATGTTCTTGTCGTCGCTCGACCAGACCATCGTCGGCACGGCCATCCGCACCATCGGTGACGACCTCCACGGCCTCGACCAGCAGGCGTGGGTCACCACGGCCTACCTGATCACCTCCACCATCTCGGTGCCGATCTACGGCAAGTTGTCCGACATCTTCGGTCGGCGTCCGCTCTTCATCTTCGGCATCGTCGTGTTCGTCATCGGTTCGCTGCTGTCGTCGTTCTCGACGTCCATGCTCATGCTGGCCGCGTTCCGCGCCTTCCAGGGCATCGGCGCCGGCGCCATGATGGCCCTGCCGCTGGCGATCATGGGCGACATCCTCGCTCCCCGTGAGCGCGCCAAGTACCAGGGGTACTTCTTCGCCGTGTTCGGCATCTCCTCGGTGATCGGCCCGCTCGTCGGCGGCATCTTCGCAGGCGCGAACTCGATCCTGTGGATCACCGGCTGGCGCTGGGTCTTCCTCATCAACGTGCCGATCGGCATCGTCGCCCTCCTGATGGTCATCACGTTCCTGCACCTACCCAAGGTGAGTGCGAAGAAGAAGCCGCGCATCGACTGGTGGGGTGCGACCTCCGTCATCGTGGCGCTCGTGCCGCTCCTCCTCGTGGCGGAGCAGGGCCGCGAGTGGGGCTGGAGCTCGGCGGGCTCGATCGCCTGCTATGTGATCGGCGCAGTGGGCATCCTCGCCTTCATCATTGTCGAGACCCTCATGAAGGACGACGCGATCATCCCGCTGAAGCTCTTCCGCTCCGGCACGTTCTCGATGGCCACAGTCATCGGCGTGCTTGTCGGATTCGGCATGTTCGGCGCCATGATGACGATTCCGCTCTATCTGCAGATCGTCACGGGCCTCTCGCCCACCGCATCCGGCTTCGCCATGATCCCGATGGTCATCGGCCTGATGATCGCGTCGCTCGGATCGGGCCAGCTGGTCGCGCGCACCGGCAAGTACCGCATCTTCCCGGTGACCGGCACGCTGTTCACGGCGGTTGGCTTCCTGATCATGACATTCCTCACGTACGACAGCCCCCTGTGGTTCCTCATGATCGGCACGTTCGTGATCGGCCTCGGCCTCGGCCAGCTGATGCAGTCGCTCGTGCTCGCCAGCCAGAACTCGGTGAAGCCGCAGGACATGGGCGTCGCGAGCAGTGCGGCCACGTTCTTCCGCCAGATCGGTGGAACGCTCGGCACGGCGATCATGCTGTCCGTGCTGTTCTCGGTACTGCCGGCGAACATCATCCACGCCACCGCGGACAAGTCCACCCTGAGCTCGGCCCTCGACGCAGCTCTGAACCCGGCAGTGGCCGCCAAGGCGGAGAACAAGCCGATCATGAAGCAGCTCTGGAACCCGATCGTCACCCCGATCGAGACCAACGTCCAGAAGCAGCTCGACGCGGCATCGGACCAGGCGAAGGCCGCAGCAGTCACGGCAGTGACCGAGAAGGTGACCGAGGCCGTCAACGCGCAGGTCGCCGCCGGCGTCATCCCGGAGGCTGCAGCATCGACGGTCATCCAGCAGCAGGTCACCGCCGCGACCCCTGCCGCTGAAGAGGCAGCGCTCGGCGTCGTCGCGAAGAAGGCGTACGCCACTGTGACGGACGGTCAGGTGCAGGTCGACTGGTCGAGCGCTAACCAGCGTTCGCACTGGGTCGACCAGCTCACGCCGACGCTCGAGAAGCAGCTGAAGAAGAACGACGCCAAGACGTCTGGCGCCTCGAGCTCGACCAGCGACACGTCGTTCCTCAACGGCGCTGACAGCCGGCTGAGCAAGCCGTTCATGGTCGGATTCACGCAGTCGGTCGTGACCGTCTACTGGGTCGGATTCGGCGTGATCCTGCTCGCGTTCATCCTCACCTGGTTCTTCAAGGTGCCGCCGCTGCGCAAGACGTCGGCGCTGCAGGAGCAGGCGGATGCCGCCGGCCTCAGCGAGACCGGCTCGATCCAGCTCCAAGGCGCGTGA
- the moaA gene encoding GTP 3',8-cyclase MoaA, whose amino-acid sequence MTAELMRSTTDADTVHPSPTADTRGRGLHDLRISVTDRCNFRCVYCMPKEIFGRDHAFLPQEHLLSFEEIVRVTRAGIANGVRKLRLTGGEPLLRRDIEQLVGMLSRLRTADGHPLDIAMTTNGTALAHKAASLRAAGLSRLTVSLDSLDDEVFRRMNDIDFPVARVLDGISAAQAAGFASIKVNTVVKRGVNDHDVLSIAEHFRGTGITVRFIEFMDVGTTNGWNLEEVTPSVEVIARIDAVHPLEPLPARYPGETATRWRYRDGAGEIGVISSVSAPFCGSCGRARVSADGKLFTCLFASGGHDLRALLRAGCSDAALEASLAGIWSARGDRYSELRSAMGSDSSSRQGERVEMSYIGG is encoded by the coding sequence ATGACGGCCGAGCTGATGCGATCGACGACGGATGCCGACACCGTGCATCCGTCACCGACCGCAGACACTCGCGGCCGCGGCCTTCACGACCTGCGGATCTCGGTCACCGACCGCTGCAACTTCCGCTGCGTCTACTGCATGCCGAAGGAGATCTTCGGCAGGGATCACGCCTTCCTCCCGCAGGAGCACCTCCTCTCGTTCGAGGAGATCGTGCGCGTCACTCGCGCCGGCATAGCGAACGGCGTCCGCAAGCTGCGGCTCACCGGCGGCGAACCGCTGCTCCGGCGTGACATCGAGCAGTTGGTGGGCATGCTGTCGCGCTTGCGCACGGCGGACGGGCATCCGCTCGACATCGCGATGACCACGAACGGCACGGCGCTCGCGCACAAGGCCGCCTCGCTGAGGGCCGCTGGGCTGAGCCGCCTCACGGTGTCCCTCGACTCCCTCGACGACGAGGTCTTCCGGCGGATGAACGACATCGATTTCCCCGTCGCGCGCGTGCTCGACGGCATCAGCGCCGCGCAGGCAGCGGGGTTCGCCTCGATCAAGGTCAACACCGTCGTCAAGCGCGGGGTCAACGACCACGACGTCCTGTCGATCGCCGAGCACTTCCGCGGCACGGGCATCACCGTACGGTTCATCGAGTTCATGGATGTCGGCACCACCAACGGCTGGAACCTCGAGGAGGTCACCCCGTCGGTCGAGGTGATCGCGCGCATCGACGCCGTGCATCCGCTGGAACCGCTGCCGGCGAGGTATCCGGGCGAGACGGCCACACGATGGCGATACCGCGATGGCGCGGGCGAGATCGGCGTCATCTCCAGCGTGAGCGCACCGTTCTGCGGATCCTGCGGGAGGGCCCGCGTCTCTGCCGACGGCAAGCTGTTCACCTGCTTGTTCGCCTCGGGCGGGCACGACCTGAGGGCGCTGCTGCGCGCCGGCTGCTCGGATGCCGCACTCGAGGCATCCCTCGCCGGCATCTGGTCGGCGCGTGGCGACCGCTACTCCGAACTGCGCTCCGCGATGGGATCGGACTCCAGCTCCCGCCAAGGCGAGCGCGTCGAGATGTCGTACATCGGAGGGTGA
- a CDS encoding ATP-binding protein, giving the protein MAESLHRHRASAVTGEGDGPDVSILPLTPLAVAAVERAVGAAGFGAEVVVIRDAAEAPSRGPMLVVADSLNDLDPETLVSSVHRDYLLVTDVPQQLSVRVGLLRERARRRRDELEQAEELRGRAMALASEVHAARTATDLARAASDGVRSVFGARAAVVLLPADPDAASGAHPLIWVSPGGASDADAAVADRLRSRSAQIADAASRDASKVDGPTVELSVEDGSALVGGLFGPEALHGIFAPIEPGGAAKGALVLADGARAPRRTSFERSLVAFVAAQIGRAVSELWLSERQQRTETELQRLVEEMGDLGVVVRSVADAVNVGVLFYDTENRPVLHNRMLARLLTLTGYDPQTGRSDHVYASDRNTRVKRGKNILAETLEGDERGLIYWIGDPRGEQRAVVTEAHTITRPDGERLGSAVVTYDVTDLANAIEIREEYLATVSHELRTPLTSIVGYLDLIDDGFDVEALGFGKEFRTIQHSADQMLALIRDLLSTSTSDLALRIEPIDLAALLTQSVTTFRPVVEALHQTLDLHVPNTTVLVHLDRGRIKQVVDNLISNASKYTAEGGRILVRLEFDDESVVISVADNGRGISKSDQARLFDRFFRARDARDAAIQGVGIGLTIVKTIVDAHGGTVGVDSELGRGTVFTVRLPIRAEASPLRTLPLRP; this is encoded by the coding sequence ATGGCCGAGTCGTTGCACCGGCACCGTGCGTCTGCGGTGACCGGCGAGGGCGACGGGCCCGACGTGTCCATCCTCCCGCTCACACCACTCGCGGTCGCAGCGGTGGAGCGGGCCGTTGGGGCTGCCGGATTCGGAGCGGAGGTCGTCGTCATCCGGGATGCCGCCGAGGCACCATCGCGTGGCCCCATGCTCGTGGTCGCCGATTCGCTGAACGACCTGGATCCCGAGACCCTCGTATCGTCGGTGCACCGCGACTACCTCCTGGTGACGGATGTCCCGCAGCAGCTCTCCGTCAGGGTCGGCCTCCTGCGCGAGCGTGCGCGCCGCCGACGCGACGAGCTGGAGCAGGCGGAGGAGCTGCGCGGCCGGGCCATGGCCCTCGCGTCCGAGGTGCACGCCGCGAGGACCGCGACGGACCTTGCGCGGGCCGCGAGCGACGGCGTGCGCTCGGTGTTCGGAGCACGGGCCGCCGTCGTCCTGCTGCCGGCGGACCCGGACGCCGCAAGCGGGGCGCACCCGCTCATCTGGGTGTCGCCGGGCGGAGCCTCGGATGCAGACGCCGCCGTCGCGGATCGGCTGCGCTCGCGCAGCGCCCAGATCGCTGATGCGGCGTCGCGTGACGCCTCGAAGGTGGACGGTCCCACGGTGGAACTCTCCGTGGAGGACGGCTCGGCGCTCGTCGGCGGACTGTTCGGGCCGGAGGCACTGCACGGCATCTTCGCACCGATCGAGCCGGGCGGTGCCGCGAAAGGCGCCCTCGTGCTTGCGGACGGTGCTCGCGCGCCCCGACGCACATCGTTCGAACGCTCGCTCGTCGCTTTCGTCGCGGCCCAGATCGGCCGTGCGGTCTCCGAGCTCTGGCTGAGCGAGCGGCAGCAGCGCACCGAGACCGAACTGCAGCGGCTCGTCGAGGAGATGGGCGATCTGGGCGTGGTCGTGCGTTCGGTCGCGGATGCGGTGAATGTCGGCGTGCTGTTCTACGACACCGAGAATCGGCCCGTGCTGCACAACCGGATGCTCGCGCGGCTGCTGACGCTCACCGGATACGATCCGCAGACCGGCCGGAGCGACCATGTGTACGCGTCGGACAGGAACACGCGCGTGAAGCGCGGCAAGAACATCCTCGCCGAGACCCTGGAAGGCGACGAGCGCGGTCTCATCTACTGGATCGGGGACCCGCGGGGCGAACAGCGTGCCGTGGTCACCGAGGCGCACACCATCACCCGGCCGGACGGCGAGCGACTCGGCTCCGCCGTTGTGACGTACGACGTGACGGACCTGGCGAACGCGATCGAGATCCGCGAGGAGTACCTCGCGACCGTGTCGCACGAGCTGCGCACTCCGCTCACCTCGATCGTCGGCTACCTCGACCTCATCGACGACGGATTCGACGTGGAGGCACTCGGATTCGGCAAGGAGTTCCGCACAATCCAGCACAGCGCTGACCAGATGCTGGCGCTCATCCGCGACCTGCTCAGCACGAGTACGAGCGATCTTGCGCTGCGGATCGAGCCGATCGACCTGGCCGCACTGCTGACGCAATCCGTCACCACGTTCCGCCCGGTCGTCGAGGCGCTGCATCAGACGCTCGACCTGCACGTTCCGAACACCACGGTTCTCGTGCATCTCGATCGAGGCAGGATCAAGCAGGTCGTCGACAACCTCATCTCGAACGCGTCGAAGTACACGGCCGAGGGCGGCCGGATCCTGGTGCGGCTCGAGTTCGACGACGAGTCCGTCGTGATCTCGGTCGCCGACAACGGCCGCGGCATCAGCAAGTCGGATCAGGCGCGGCTCTTCGACCGCTTCTTCAGGGCGCGCGATGCCCGCGACGCCGCGATCCAGGGCGTCGGCATCGGACTGACCATCGTCAAGACGATCGTCGACGCGCACGGCGGCACGGTCGGGGTCGACAGCGAATTGGGGCGCGGCACCGTGTTCACCGTGCGGCTGCCGATCCGCGCCGAAGCCAGCCCGCTCCGCACGCTTCCGCTGAGGCCCTGA